GTAGGTCAGTATGCGAGGACCAGGATAGTCCTCAGCGTAAACAATCTCAGACGGCGGCAAGACCCTGGGGTTTTTCCCTCCAAGAATGGAAGCGTTAAACTCCCGGCCCGGCAAGAACAGTTCCACCAGCGCGGGCTGCCGGTACGTCTCGACTATAAACTCAACCTGTCGATCCAGTTCGCTGACGTTATATACAACGCTGGAGAAGTTGCAGCCCTGGGAGGCATCCTCCCGTGCCGGCTTTACGATCACTGGGAACTCCAGGCGGAACTGCCCTGGTTCCACTTTCTCGAACACCTGGTAATCAGCCGTCAGCACACCAAAGGAGCGCAGCCGCTCCTTGGTCCTGGCCTTGTCCAGACAGAGCGCGAGGGTGGAAGAAGCCGCTCCGGTAAAGGGCCGGCCCATATCCTCCAGCACTTCGGCTAGCTGCCATTCAGTATCGGAATCGTCCCCGAAGCCCTCAAAAAGATTAAAGAACACGTCCGCGTCGCAGGCGCGCAGCTTTTCAACGGCGCTAGCCAGCGGGGGCTCCAGTCCCAAAAGGGTTGTGGTATAGACCAGGGCGTCCAGCGATTCCTTGATGGCCGCCACTGACTCCATAACGCCGGCAATGGCCGCCTTGTCGCCGCGGGTCCACCGTTTTGAGGGAGCAGGCTGGTTATAAATGACCGCCACTCGCAACGTGGTTATTTCACACCTACCAGTTCACAGCGTTCCAGGGCGGCTTCCAAGATACCCCCAATTAACTGGTTGTAGCTTTGGCCCATGAGTCCTGCCATAATCGGCAAGTCGCTATAAACCGGCGATAACCCCGGCAGGGGATTCACCTCAAGAAAATAGGGTCGATTTTTTCCATCGACCCGGAAGTCAAATCGCGCCATGTCTCTGCATTGCAGTCCTTTATGCAAAGCCAGCGCCATGCCCTCTATCTCCTTCAGCGTCTGCGGGGGCAAATGCGCCGGACAGCGATACGACACCAGCCGCTGCCAGTCCCGTTTCACCTCCAGCGTATACATGAAATTGTCCCCCGCGCCGTTGCGCGGCACCACCTCCATAACTCCTGCCACCTGCGGCGGGCGATTTCCCGTAACCCCTACTGTTATCTCCTTGCCGGCGATGAACTCTTCCACCAGAGCGGGCTGCCTATACATCCTATGTACGGCTTCAACCGACGCCGCCAGGTCTTCCAGATTTCCCACTTTAGAAGTGAGCCGGATACCCTTGCTGGAACCTTCAAAAGCTGGCTTGACAACCAGAGGCAGGCTAAGTCCATCAGCTAGGGCCAGGTCAACGGCCTGCGTATGATCTAAAACAGCGTAGCGCGGCGTCCTGACTCCCAGGGACTCGGCCACTCTCTTGGTGAGGGGTTTGTCCAAACAAAGCGCCAGGGTCAGCGGGTCAGCCCCGGCGTATGGGATCCTTAGCATCTCCAGGACGCCGGGCACCTGCGCTTCACGGCTTCGATAGGTGCCGCGGCCTTCGGAAATGTTGAAGACAAAGTCTACCTTCTCGTTCAGGACCGACTGCAAAAACTCGATCCCGCCTCCCAGACGTACCACCTTGTGCCCCAGCCGCTCAATTTCGCCAGCCAGGGCGTCAATGGTATCCGGAGGGTCACACTCCTCGGTCTCGTCCTCCGGAGCGCCCGGGCGTACCTCTACCGCGGTCTTCAGGTCGTAGGTGAGCCCTATCTTCAACGTCCTCTCCTCAATTAGTTTTCTATGGCGTTGGACTATGCGAAAACAGAGAAGGACATAGGTATAGAAATTTGCCGGGGCTTAAACCTGAGGTAGGACGAGGGACAAAGGGAGAGCGCTAAACGATTGGAACTCTTAAAAAATGGAGCAATGGATATCGAAAGAAAACGGGGCGTGAGTACACTGTCCTTCAAAATCTGGCCTGCGTTCGCCGCTATGTTACCTGGCCACCGCCGAGATACTTTCATCTCAGCCCAGTTTTTTCTTTCTCCTGAAGGCAGTGAAATAGTACTAAAAAAACCTTGCCACAATATACCACCGTTGTCAAGGCATTTATCATCGATTTTATAAAAGTGCCAGGACAGATTTTATACCAGTTTTTTAATCGGCCATTTCCTCTGACAAACCTTCTTTACGGTCTCCTTATCCAGGCAGTATATCCTTCCATCCAAAGTTGCGCTATAATTTTATCCATGCCACTATGACGCGGACCTTTATACATAAACTCTTCCATGGTCTTGGCAAAGTCGGAGCGGCGTCCATAGCCGCCTCCCTTATCCTGACGTCCTTCGGTCCCGCCCTGGACCACCACTTCCCGGAACGCAACCCCTTCCACCTCCACCTATATCCCCACACATCCTCACCGCCCTCCTCCCATTCTCACCCCTACCAGGCGCCTCACAGCCACACCGCCCATAGCCACGACTCCCCCGAGTCCAACGCTTTTTCCAGCGAGACGGTGTATCTCTCACCATCAGACGGTATTAGCCGTGCTGTCTCCATGACTCCTCCCATCCCTGCCGAGCAAGCTCCCATGTATTCTGACGGCGGCATCGCCGACAATCTGTTCCCCCTCCCATCTGACAATCTTCTTCAGTACACCAGCCACATATCCCTGGCCAAGAAGCCGCCTCGATCCTGAGCTCCTCTTCCCTCTTCCAGAACCCTTCGGAGGCAATTAGCCGCTGAAGGGTGATTGCCACACACATTTATATATAGAGGAGCCGTCCTATGTTTTCGTGGAATAGACCTGCTCTTGCCGCTGTCCTCTTAGCCCTCCTGGTCCTGGCGCTCAACCTCGCCGTCGTCCAGGCCCATGAGCGGCGAAACGTTGGTCCCTACAAGTTCGTCGTCGGCTGGGATGCGGAACCAGCTTACGAAGGCCAGAGGAACGGCGTTGGCGTGCGCATCACCGCATCCAACACGACACAGCCCGTCGAAGGCGCCCAGGAAACCTTGCAGGTGGAAGTGACCCACGTCCCTTCGGGTGCCAGGCAGACTTCACTTATGCGCGCAGTCTTTCGAGACCCCGGCCACTACACCGTGGACATCCTGCCGACGGCCCCCGGCCAGTACCGCTTCCGGTTCTTCGGCACGGTGGGCGGCACGACGGTGAACGAGACCTTCGAGTCGGGTCCTAACACTTTCGACGACATGGAGGCCATAGACGCCATCCAGTTCCCCGAAAAGCTGGCGTCCCTCCGCCAGATCGAAGGCGCGGCCCGCGGCGCCCAGACCGCCGCCTCCGAAGCTGATGACAAAGCCTCCAGCGCTCAGGTCTTGGCCGTGGCTGGCATCGCCTTGGGCGTAATCGGCCTCATCGCCGGCGGCGCGGGCCTCTGGCTCGCCTTGCGCAGAAAATAGTTTTAAGAAAAGCGGCCAGGCACGCGCGTGCCTGGCCGCTTTATCTGTAACCGCGGGGTGCCTATGAAATTCTCTTTATTGACCCCTACACGAGTTGTTCTAGCAGCCCTTTTGCTGGGTCTGGCCGCCCTCTTCTCGCTTCCCTCCGCCGCGCCCGCCTCTGCCCATGCCAACCTCATCCAGTCCGGACCTGCCCCTGACTCGGTCCTGGACTCGACTCCGGCCGGCATTACCTTACGGTTCAGCGAGCCTATCGCTCCGTCCTTCAGCTCTATCGAAGTCCTGAACGCCGCGGGGCAGCGCGTGGACCAGCGCGCCCTGCGATTCGACGCCAACGACTTGACGCTTATGGCGCTGGACCTGCCTGTCCTGCCCAACGGCACCTACACCGTCGTCTGGCGCAACCTCTCCACGGTGGACGGCCACTCGGTCAGAGGCAGCTTCGCCTTTTCCATCGGCGAGCCGCTTACACCCCAGGAGCCGGTGGAATCCGAGCCAGGGTTGTTTCAGTCTCCAGCCTCGCCTCCGATACGATGGCTCGTTCTCCTAAGCGGGATGGTCATGGTTGGCGGCTTGGCTTTCTACACTCTGGTGTTGTCGCCATTCTTCTCGAAAAACTCCACAAGCCCACAAATACGGAAACTCGGCCAGTCCCTAAAATCCCAAGCGCTGAAAACTTCGCTTCTGATGGCGCTCCTCTTTCTCGCAGCTTCCGCAGCCCAGCTCTTGGTCCAGGCCTCCACAGCCGCCGACACGACCTTCCTCAAGGCCTTCGGCAGTCCCCTGCGTACGGCCCTTCGCGACACCGAATGGGGCCATCTTTGGCTTTGGCGGACTGGACTGGGCCTTGCCCTTGTCCTCACCCTGGGCTGCCTATCGTTTAAAGCCTTCCAGTCCTCCGACGCGAAACGTGAAAGCATCCGTGTATATCTCGAAACCTTCGGCCCCTACCTGGCCCTGGCCCTTGGCTGCGCCTCCCTCTTCGCCATCAGCATGGCCAGCCACAGCGCCGCCCTTACCGATATTAAGGCCGCCGCGGTCTTCACCGATTACAGCCATCTGCTGGCTTCCGCCTTCTGGGCCGGAGCCCTGGTCCATCTGGCCCTGGCCCTGCCCCTCTTCTTTAAGTCCCTCAACCCCTCGGAACGTCAGACCGCCCTGGCCTCCCTGACGCCTCGATTTTCCATCATCGCGACCTTGAGCGTCGGGACGCTCATCATCACCGGCCTCTACAGCGCCTGGATGCACGTCGGCTCCTTTTCCGCTGTCGACACTCCCTATGCATACACCCTTATCGCGAAGACTGTCATTATCCTGCCTCTCCTCGCCTTCGGCGCCCTCAACATCCTCTGGGTGCGCCCTCGATTAAAGGGTAACTCTGCGGCCAGCCTCTGGCTAAGAAGGTTTGTGATAGGCGAAACCGTCCTGGTGGTCCTGGTGGCGCTGTCCGTCGGTTTTCTCACAAGCCTGGAGCCCGCCAGGCAGGCGGACGAGTCCGACGGCGTCTCAGGCGCGGGCATACGGTTGAGCGACACCGTCGAGGGCATCAATGTCACCCTGCGCGTCGAGCCTGGGCAGATAGGCGTGAACCGCGCCTCGGCGGAGCTTCGAGACGCCGGAGGGACGCCCGTCGGCAACGCGTCGCAGGTGGAGGTCACCTTCGCTTATCTGGAGGCCGACGTCGGCGCGTCGACTCTAACCCTATCCAACCAGGGCCGCGGGATTTACGTCTCGGACTCCGCCTTCCTCAGTCTCCAGGGCCAGTGGCAGGCTGAGGTGACAGTCCGCCGCCCCGACGCCTTTGATACCCGCACCGCCTTTCGATTTGCTGTCGCCGCTCCGGGCCAGGCTGTCGGTGGCGCCGCCCCGGAAGAGGACATCGCCAGACTGCTTCTGGGCATCGAGATCATTTTGATGGGAGCGCTCTTCGTATCGGTGGGCATCGCCGTCGGCGGCTGGTTTACCGGCAGGGGGGCGGTCCTTGTGGGGCCGGGCGTCGTGGCGGCCATCTTCGGGGTCTCACTAATGTTCAACAGCGGCGCTTTCTCGGACGAGGAAATAACCACAGGCCCCTTCCCGCCCAACGCCGAGTCGCTGGCTAAAGGCAAGGCTTTATACCAACAGCACTGCATCGCCTGCCACGGCGTCGGCGGCCGGGGCGACGGCCCCGCCGCCGGCGGACTCAGCCCGCCTCCCCTGGACCTGACGGTACACGTGCCCCTGCACACCGCCCAGGAGCTGCTCGGCTTCATCGAAAACGGAATCCCCGGCACCGCCATGCCCGCCTTTGACGACGTACTCTCATACGAAGAGAAATGGCACCTTATCAACTACATCAAGTCTCTGGCCGAATGAGCAGATATTGACATGCGTGCGAGAAATCATGTAATATGTGGATAATTGAGAGTATGTATCAATAATGGTCTCAGAAAAGCACATAACCATCTCCCAGCTTGAGGAGCCTTTCGCCCGCCGCACCTCCTCCCGCCGCGCCGTCCTTGACGCTGTCGCCGCATGGCCCGGCCACTTCTCCGCCGAGGAGCTTTGCAAGACCGTCCCCCGCGCGGGCCGCGCTACCGTCTACCGTACCCTGGCATCCCTGCAAGAAGCCGGCATCCTCTGCCGCGTCATGGTAGACAACGGCTCGCCACGATACGAGTTGGGCGGCGGCAGGCACCACCACCATCTGGTCTGCGTCGACTGCGGCCAGGTACAGGACATCGCCGGCTGCGGCCTCGACGATTTTGTCGAGCGCGTGTCCCGGCGCTTCGGCTACGAGACTGAGGGCCACCGACTGGAGGTCTATGGACGGTGCGCCAGGTGCCGCGATACTAACGGAAAAGAAGGAACACCGCCTTAAATCTTAGCCTCTCTTTTTTTGAAGTTTAGTGATACTACATCTCATTAATAAGGAGACAGCATTGTCCACTCTCGCCGGTCATATAAAACGTCACAGCCTACGATTGCTGGCATCTTTCCCTCTCGCACTTTGCCTACTGGCGGGCCTGGCCCTGTCAGCCTGCGGCGATAACGGCTCCGCCCGCGCGTCCGACAAGCTAAAAATAGTCACCACCGCCAGCTTCATTGATGACTGGGTCCGGGAGGTGGGCGGGGAGCGGGTGGACAGCTTTAGCCTCATCCCCCTCGGCGCCGACCCCCACACCTACCAGCCAGGCGCCGGCGATGTCAGCCGCTTAGCAGACGCTAACATCGTATTCAAGCTCGGCCTCACTTTCGAGTCCTCAAACTTCGACCGCCTGCTGGATAACACCGTAACCGACAAAACAAATCTTGTCGCTCTAGGCGAATCGGTGCAGCCTATACCCTTTGAAGAGACTCACGAAGAGCACGTGGACGAGGAGGAGGCGGAACACGATGAGGAGGAAGAGGAGGGCGAACATGAAGAAGAGCATGGCAAATTCGACCCCCATTTCTGGTTTGACCCCTTAAAGGTTAAGGATGCGGTCAGCAAAATCGCCGACACGCTTTCTCAAGCCGACTCTGACGGCGCCGCCGTTTACTCGCGGAACGCTGGCCGCTATATTCAGCAGCTTGATGAGCTTCATGAGTGGATACGGCAGCAGGTGGCGCAAATTCCCGTGGAGCGGCGGCTTTTGATAACCAGCCACGAGAGCCTGGGATACTTTGCTCACCGGTATGAATTTGAGGTGGCTGGCGCCATCATTCCAAGCCTGAGCACAGAGCAGGAGCCATCGGCCCAGGCCATTGCCCACCTCGTGGAAGAAATAAAAGAACACAACGCGCGCGCCATATTTGCCGAAAGCACCCTCAGCGACCGTCTGGCCCAAAATATAGCCCGCGATGCTGGCGTCAAAGTGGTCACTAAACTCTACACCGAGTCCTTAGGCCCCTCCGGGAGCGGCGCCGATACATATATAAGTATGATGCGTTACAATGTTCAGGCCATTGTGCACGCCCTGAAGTGAACTCCCAAAATGGCAGCAAGCCCCTCGCCGTCGAGGCCAGAGACCTTGTAGTTGAGCTGGGGGGCGTACGCGTGCTGGAGAGCGTCAGTTTCGGCGTGAAACAGGGCGTGCTTATGGGCGTGGTCGGCCCCAACGGCGCGGGCAAGTCAACGCTATTCAACACCATTGCCGGGCTGGTCGCTCCACAGCATGGACAGGTGCTAATTCACGGCCATGCACCCCAGCGAGTCCGAGGGCCCCTGGCCTACGTGCCCCAGCGTGAGCAGGTGA
This region of SAR202 cluster bacterium genomic DNA includes:
- a CDS encoding D-alanine--D-alanine ligase; this encodes MKIGLTYDLKTAVEVRPGAPEDETEECDPPDTIDALAGEIERLGHKVVRLGGGIEFLQSVLNEKVDFVFNISEGRGTYRSREAQVPGVLEMLRIPYAGADPLTLALCLDKPLTKRVAESLGVRTPRYAVLDHTQAVDLALADGLSLPLVVKPAFEGSSKGIRLTSKVGNLEDLAASVEAVHRMYRQPALVEEFIAGKEITVGVTGNRPPQVAGVMEVVPRNGAGDNFMYTLEVKRDWQRLVSYRCPAHLPPQTLKEIEGMALALHKGLQCRDMARFDFRVDGKNRPYFLEVNPLPGLSPVYSDLPIMAGLMGQSYNQLIGGILEAALERCELVGVK
- a CDS encoding c-type cytochrome, with translation MKFSLLTPTRVVLAALLLGLAALFSLPSAAPASAHANLIQSGPAPDSVLDSTPAGITLRFSEPIAPSFSSIEVLNAAGQRVDQRALRFDANDLTLMALDLPVLPNGTYTVVWRNLSTVDGHSVRGSFAFSIGEPLTPQEPVESEPGLFQSPASPPIRWLVLLSGMVMVGGLAFYTLVLSPFFSKNSTSPQIRKLGQSLKSQALKTSLLMALLFLAASAAQLLVQASTAADTTFLKAFGSPLRTALRDTEWGHLWLWRTGLGLALVLTLGCLSFKAFQSSDAKRESIRVYLETFGPYLALALGCASLFAISMASHSAALTDIKAAAVFTDYSHLLASAFWAGALVHLALALPLFFKSLNPSERQTALASLTPRFSIIATLSVGTLIITGLYSAWMHVGSFSAVDTPYAYTLIAKTVIILPLLAFGALNILWVRPRLKGNSAASLWLRRFVIGETVLVVLVALSVGFLTSLEPARQADESDGVSGAGIRLSDTVEGINVTLRVEPGQIGVNRASAELRDAGGTPVGNASQVEVTFAYLEADVGASTLTLSNQGRGIYVSDSAFLSLQGQWQAEVTVRRPDAFDTRTAFRFAVAAPGQAVGGAAPEEDIARLLLGIEIILMGALFVSVGIAVGGWFTGRGAVLVGPGVVAAIFGVSLMFNSGAFSDEEITTGPFPPNAESLAKGKALYQQHCIACHGVGGRGDGPAAGGLSPPPLDLTVHVPLHTAQELLGFIENGIPGTAMPAFDDVLSYEEKWHLINYIKSLAE
- a CDS encoding transcriptional repressor, with the protein product MVSEKHITISQLEEPFARRTSSRRAVLDAVAAWPGHFSAEELCKTVPRAGRATVYRTLASLQEAGILCRVMVDNGSPRYELGGGRHHHHLVCVDCGQVQDIAGCGLDDFVERVSRRFGYETEGHRLEVYGRCARCRDTNGKEGTPP
- a CDS encoding zinc ABC transporter substrate-binding protein — protein: MILHLINKETALSTLAGHIKRHSLRLLASFPLALCLLAGLALSACGDNGSARASDKLKIVTTASFIDDWVREVGGERVDSFSLIPLGADPHTYQPGAGDVSRLADANIVFKLGLTFESSNFDRLLDNTVTDKTNLVALGESVQPIPFEETHEEHVDEEEAEHDEEEEEGEHEEEHGKFDPHFWFDPLKVKDAVSKIADTLSQADSDGAAVYSRNAGRYIQQLDELHEWIRQQVAQIPVERRLLITSHESLGYFAHRYEFEVAGAIIPSLSTEQEPSAQAIAHLVEEIKEHNARAIFAESTLSDRLAQNIARDAGVKVVTKLYTESLGPSGSGADTYISMMRYNVQAIVHALK